Sequence from the Plasmodium relictum strain SGS1 genome assembly, contig: PRELSG_99_v1_11, whole genome shotgun sequence genome:
TTCTAAAAACTCTAatttagttaaaaaaaaaaatttaattgtgagatctttaaaaataataaaatttatgctTGTGCCAAtgaatttttacaaaaagacaaaaaaaataaaagaatctttaatagaattaaatagtttattttattataaatccAAAAGATTAAATAAGACCttaatttatcatataaaatacaaaaactggttatttcaatttaataaatcaaattataaaaatattagaaagaAATTGTTTACACATATGCCAATTTATACTAACTCAGATATAATTGAGCataatgatttattttttactacTAATTCAGATATTAATTCAATGAAAAAGTTAGATTATTtatcaaatttttataacctgggaatatataatttaataggTTCTCATTTTATAGGtattattcatttatatttatttgtcaacattatataaattatttcttttatttaaatattaatatattttctttttttttctctatagTTTTAGGGCATTTTATCGTCCTAAAGTTAGCTcttaaatacttttttagGTATTTTGAGTTAGGAAGTGTAAAGTTTTATAGTTGGcaaaatattttacaatTTAATATATCAGATAGATTTAAAGCGTTGGATTTACTTTGTAATAGAACTGTTAATTATGAagcaaatataaaaaggagaaaaaagtatttaaatAGTAATTTAATATCACCATTAGAAGAATGTGGAACATTagagtttttaattaattattttaatacatATCAGATGGAGTTGTATGCTTATGCAAaccaaataaatttaaatgttCAAATTTTATTAGAGAATAACCATTTGaaagataaattttttgattttatgTGCAATAATTATGAGAAttgtaatatatatgaaagtgataaatttaaaaatgaatataatgaaatagtgttaaaaaaaaatgaaaaaaatgaattttcaAGAGGTATTTGTTCTAAATCTTATGGAATAAATGCATTTGacatatacataaattttctctatttcataaaatattacagttattataataaaaataatattttgtatGTACATCTTTTAAACCTAATTGGAATTTTaagtaattatattttaatatgaatattcttattatttgcatatttatttgataatttatttcttattttcattctaattcatatcttttttttttcttgtttacggttattatatattcttttattaaatattattagatGGAGATAGTAAAGCATATGTGAGTTCTATTTATTTACCAGGATAttataatagtaaaaaaaaaaattttttttaattaacttgtttatttttttattaaattttttaattcttttttagtTATTTAGCTTTCTTTCGATGAAAAATCTGAGTTGACAGAACTTTATGATAATCTTCTAAAGTGTAAAtttaatagataaaaatattaatataaattatatttattaaaaagaagaaaatatacttaaaataaattcataGAAATGTTATTAAACTCTTTACTTGATAAATTAAtaagttaaaatttttttacattaaagGTATTGAAACATGTTACatgaaagataaaaatagaaaagtaCCCAATGTAAAAGATccaatattaaattttaaaaaatatgattcaGAAATATGTAATATGTGTGAAGGAACACTTTTCTATATAAATggtaattattaaaaataattaaatataaacatagtttataatttaatacaTAAATTAGGTCAAAATGAAAACAATATAACCATGctacaaaaattttatatttatgttattgAAGTTttgaaaattaat
This genomic interval carries:
- a CDS encoding cytoadherence linked asexual protein, putative, with the translated sequence MKEFRKMIICFMEQTFIYFLFFILQQKIYCSYKDSNINELINVIGNVELYDNLIKLEGLMLQSLEMDELKLPILNPEIKIYLNMSNFKVVRIISNNEEYDYIIPTSRCNTEDLVKFEYILKEQLVRSYDSKNSNLVKKKNLIVRSLKIIKFMLVPMNFYKKTKKIKESLIELNSLFYYKSKRLNKTLIYHIKYKNWLFQFNKSNYKNIRKKLFTHMPIYTNSDIIEHNDLFFTTNSDINSMKKLDYLSNFYNLGIYNLIGSHFIVLGHFIVLKLALKYFFRYFELGSVKFYSWQNILQFNISDRFKALDLLCNRTVNYEANIKRRKKYLNSNLISPLEECGTLEFLINYFNTYQMELYAYANQINLNVQILLENNHLKDKFFDFMCNNYENCNIYESDKFKNEYNEIVLKKNEKNEFSRGICSKSYGINAFDIYINFLYFIKYYSYYNKNNILYVHLLNLIGILNGDSKAYVSSIYLPGYYNSIETCYMKDKNRKVPNVKDPILNFKKYDSEICQNENNITMLQKFYIYVIEVLKINNISSLIKNMKIFEDYSNFLMHDVNWFTFLLLFRLTSYMSN